In one Neobacillus sp. CF12 genomic region, the following are encoded:
- the gcvT gene encoding glycine cleavage system aminomethyltransferase GcvT yields MTELKRTPLFEVYKEYGGKTIDFGGWELPVQFSSIKEEHEAVRTRAGLFDVSHMGEVIVTGPDSLNYLQKMLTNDISKIKNGGAQYNAMCYENGGTVDDLLVYKLEDNHYLLVVNASNIDKDYKWLEDHLEGNVTIENLSEKMAQLALQGPVAEKVLQKLSVDSDLSGIGFFKFQQEVKLNGKVALVSRTGYTGEDGFEVYCDSSDAVELWKAILSAGEEEGVIPCGLGARDTLRFEATLALYGQELSPEITPLEAGIGFAVKLNKEADFIGKEALKQQKEKGASRKLVGIEMIDRGIPRHGYPVYKGEELIGEVTTGTQSPSLKRNIGLVLIKKEHAVLDSELEVEIRGKRLKAKVVSTPFYKREK; encoded by the coding sequence CCGCTATTTGAAGTGTATAAAGAATATGGTGGAAAAACGATTGATTTTGGCGGCTGGGAACTTCCTGTTCAATTCTCAAGCATCAAGGAAGAACACGAAGCAGTCCGTACTAGGGCTGGTTTATTTGATGTTTCTCATATGGGGGAAGTCATCGTCACAGGACCAGACAGCTTAAACTACTTGCAAAAGATGTTAACAAACGATATTTCAAAAATTAAAAATGGCGGGGCACAGTACAACGCGATGTGCTATGAAAATGGCGGTACGGTGGATGATCTGCTTGTCTATAAACTAGAAGACAATCATTACTTACTGGTGGTAAACGCATCAAATATCGATAAGGATTATAAATGGCTTGAAGACCATTTAGAGGGAAATGTTACGATAGAAAACTTATCTGAAAAAATGGCACAGCTGGCTCTTCAAGGACCAGTTGCAGAAAAAGTTCTTCAAAAGCTTTCAGTTGACAGTGACTTAAGTGGAATTGGCTTTTTTAAATTCCAACAGGAAGTGAAATTAAACGGCAAAGTTGCACTTGTTTCACGTACTGGTTATACCGGGGAAGATGGTTTTGAAGTATATTGTGATTCCTCTGATGCGGTAGAACTTTGGAAGGCAATTTTATCCGCAGGAGAGGAAGAAGGCGTTATACCTTGTGGCTTAGGTGCAAGGGATACACTTCGATTTGAAGCAACACTTGCTCTTTATGGTCAAGAATTATCACCTGAAATTACTCCACTGGAAGCGGGAATTGGTTTTGCTGTTAAGTTAAATAAAGAAGCAGATTTTATTGGCAAAGAAGCACTTAAGCAGCAAAAAGAAAAAGGTGCATCTAGAAAATTAGTAGGTATTGAGATGATTGACCGTGGTATCCCGCGTCATGGATACCCAGTTTATAAAGGTGAGGAACTTATTGGTGAGGTAACAACTGGTACACAGTCACCATCCTTGAAAAGGAATATTGGACTTGTCCTTATTAAAAAAGAACATGCAGTTCTTGACTCTGAATTGGAAGTTGAAATTCGCGGCAAACGATTAAAGGCAAAAG